ACGACAAACCTGCTCTTCACATCGCTCAGTTTTACCTTCTGACCAAACTGGTTGGTCAATTCAAAATCCCGTACCTGATGAAATACCGTATCGTAAGTCGTCTTACCGTCCTTAAAAACAGTATCCACACGCTCAGGTATGTAATACCGAGGTATGGATACTATATTTTGGCTGTAATGATCAACTATCAAGTACCCTGCCAGCGGAACAAGGATCGCCAGCCCAACTCCTAATAATGCCCTTCGTGAAATGACTGAATAGTTTAGAATTACAGTAATAATATTTGCTTAGTGGTGGTTGCCCGCAGGTTTTGCACCGTGACCGCCATGGGCGTCTTTCGGCGCCATTTCGATTTTACGTTCTCTACCGGGAGACAGATCTTTACGCATGTTCTTCCAGGAATCACCGTCCGCGAGGAAGGCAATGATGAACCAAACGAAGAATACCAGTGGCACCAGTACGCTTAGGATCAGGTTTTTGATCTCGTGGCCAAGGTGCATAAACTCGGCTACGATGTAAAACGCTTTTACTACGGTCAGGATGACGAAAACACCATTCAGCGCCATTTTAGGCATAAAGTTCCACTCCAGGTGAGCGAATGCCAGTATAATTTCAAAAACCGTAATACCCAGCAGTATCCAAAACGTTCTCCAGATCGAAGAAGTTGAGGAGGATGCCTGTTCTGTGGTTGTATCTACGTGTGCCATGATCTAATATTTCTAAAAGCTCTTTTCTAAATTAATTTAATCAAATTCCGCGTTTCGCTCACTGCGTTCTTACAGCAGGTAGAAGCAGGTGAATACGAATACCCAAACCAGGTCTACAAAGTGCCAGTACAGACCAACTTTTTCCACCATTTCGTAGTGACCACGCTTCTCGTAAGTACCGTTCAGTACGTTCAGCAGGATCACGATATTCAGGATCACACCGGAAGTTACGTGCAGGCCGTGGAAGCCGGTGATGGTAAAGAAGAAGTCGGTGAAGTTAGAGTTAGTAGCAACAGTTCCGTCAGCATTAGCGAAAGGATTCAGTCCCCACCATGCACCGCTGTGGTACAAGTGCGTCCATTCCCATGCCTGGCAACCCAGGAACGCAGCACCACCGATGATAGTCCAGATGAGCCATTTGATTACCGCTTTCCTGTCTCTGTGGTGACCAGCGTGTACGGCCAGTACCATGGTAACAGAACTCATGATCAGGATGAAGGTCATCAAGCTCACGAATACGAGCGGCAGGTTAGCGTCGCCCATGAACGGGAAGGAATGGAATACGTCATTCGGGTCAGGCCATGAAAGGCTGCTGAAACGAACCGTACCATACGATATCAGTAATGCGCCGAAGGTAAAGGCGTCTGATAACAGGAAGTACCACATCATCAACTTGCCGTAGCTCACATTGAAGGGAGAATAACCTCCTGCCCACCATTTTTTCTTCGCTGTAACTGTTGTATCCATCTGTATTTTTTGTAGAATTTTAAACGCTTTTAAATCAAATCAATTTATCTGGCCAGGCTTAGGAATACCAGCAGGTATATCCAAAGAATGTCCACGAAATGCCAGTAAGCAGCAGCTACTTCCACCGGTACCGCACTATAACTGCGGATGCGGGTACGGAAGGCACGGAAGAACATGATCAACAGGGCTACTACGCCACCGAGTACGTGTAAAATGTGCACCGCTACGATTACATAAATGAAGCCTGCAGAAACCGGACCGTTAATAAGGGGCAGATTTCGCTGCATCATATCGGCAAATCCGAATACCTGGGAAACTGTGAAAAGAACTCCTAATATCGCCGTCAGGGTGATGAGTTGCTTATAGCTCCTCATGTTCCTCAGGCGGAACTGCCGCAGCGCCAAATGCATGGTTAAACTGCTGGCCAAAATCACCAAAGTAGAGATCCAGAAGATGCTCGGCAGCTCAAATGCCTGCCAGTTCGCCTGTGACCTTTTCACCACATAAGCACTCGTAAAACCGATGAACATCATCGTGATACTTCCCATGGCTATCCAAAGGGAAAACTTATGCGGATGTATTTTATTTTTCTGTGCAGTCATTGTCGCCATTATCCTCACATTTTTACTTTATCAGCCAATAACGCCAGCATTACGATCGTCAGGTAGAAATAAGAACTGAACATCAGTTTGCGGGCAGATGGCACATCACATTTTCGGTACAGCACAATCGCTTTATACAGGTAGAATGCCCCGGCGAGTAACACGATAATCGCAGATACCCAGCCCGTAAGCTCCAGTACGAACGGCGCCAGTCCCGCGGGGATCAGCAGCAATGCGTACATGGCAGACTGTAAAGCGGTCCATTTGCTCGGACCTTTGTCGGATGGCAACAGTTTAAAACCAGCTTTGGCATAATCTGTATGCGCTATCCAGGCAATGGCCCAGAAGTGTGGGAACTGCCACAGGAACTGGATCGCAAACAGGGCCCAGCCGCCTTCACTCAGTTCGTTGGCTCCTGCCGCCCAGCCGATCAACGGCGGTAACGCACCTGGAACCGCACCCACCAGCACCGCTAATGAGTTCCATTTTTTCCAGGGAGTGTACACGAAACCGTACAATACAAGCGAGGCAAGGCTTACACCGAAGCTTAACCAGTTGAAATAGTAAGCCATGATAAACAGCCCCAGACCACCAGTAATGGTAGCTACCGCTACTGCTTCGCTCACCGATATTCTGCCTGCCGGCAGAGGACGGGGAGCGGTGCGGGCCATCAGTTTATCACTGTCTCTTTCCAATATCTGGTTAATGGCGCTAGCGCCACCGGATACCAAAACGCCACCTATAAATAACAAAAGAACTTTTAATAAATCAAACTCAACGCCAGGTACCAGCAAGTAGCCGACTACACTGGAAAAAACTACCATAAACGTAAGGGTAAACTTCATCAGCTGGAAGTAATCCCTCACCCTGCTTGCTAACGCATATGAAGTCGACAATTTTATGGAATTTTCTTGAACCATTGATGTTGCTTTCCATAGGCCGCCGTCTTGCAACGACGACCTCACTTTCTTAACACACCCGGAAGATCAATGGCTCCGGGAACCGGTAAATATTATCAGTGTGCAGACTCGTCAGCCGAAACAGGAACGGTTTGCGGGATAAAGTCTTTACCATCTTTGCTATAATCATATGGCCACCTGTATACTTCAGGAATTTCGCCAGGCCAGTTACCGTGACCAGGATTGATAGGCGTAGTCCACTCGAGGGTCGTAGCCTGCCAAGGGTTGGTAGTAGTTACTTTACGACCTTTGAAAATGCTGTAGAAGAAGTTGAATACGAACAGCAGCTGTACAGCGAACACCGCGATCACAACGATACTGATGAAAGCATTCAGCGCACCAAACTGGTTGAAGGAAGTCCAGCCGGAGTAGTCGAAATACCTTCTCGGCATACCCGCCATACCTTCGTAGTGCATTGGCCAGAATATCAGGTAAGCACCCACCAAAGTAACCCAGAAGTGAATAAAACCGATCGTGTTGTTCAGATAACGGCCATACATTTTAGGGAACCAATGGTATATCGCGGCGAACATACCGAAGAATGCAGACACACCCATTACAATGTGGAAGTGCGCAATTACAAAGTAAGTATCGTGCAGGTGAATGTCGATAGAGGAGTTACCCAGCCAGATACCGGTCAGACCACCAGAGATAAAGGTGCTCACGAAACCGATAGAGAACAGGGAGCCTGGTGTGAAGCGGATATTACCTTTCCAGATGGTGGTAATCCAGTTAAACACCTTGATGGCAGACGGTACCGCGATCAGCAACGTTAACAGTACGAAGAACGCACCGAGGAACGGGTTAAGACCGGTAACAAACATGTGGTGCGCCCATACGAGGAAGGCCAGGATCGCGATTGCGAACATAGAACCCACCATCGCGAGGTAACCGAAGATCGGTTTACGGCTGTTGATAGCCAGTACCTCAGACACCATACCCATCGCAGGCAGGATGATGATGTACACCTCAGGGTGACCCAGGAACCAGAACAAGTGCTGGTAAAGGATAGCGCTACCACCTTCGTTAGGCAGTACTTTACCTTTTACAAACAGTTCGCTCAGGTAGAAGCTTGTGCCAGCGTGACGGTCGAACAGCAACAGGATGAAGCCGGACAGTAACACAGGGAAAGATAATACACCCAGTACAGCGGTGAAGAAGAATGACCAGATAGTCAGTGGCATCTTCGTCATGCTCATACCTTTAGTACGTAAGTTCAGAATAGTAGAGATGTAGTTCAAACCACCCAGCAGCTGCGACACTACGAACAATGCCATGCTCACCAGCCAGAGGTCCATACCAATTTTAGATCCGATAGAAGCATCACCCAATGCGCTCAGCGGAGGGTAAGACGTCCAGCCACCGGAAGCAGGGCCTGTTTGTACGAAGAACGACGCCAGCATTACCATACCCGCCAGGAAGAAGAACCAGTAGCTGAGCATATTCATGAAAGGAGAAGCCATATCGCGGGCACCTACCTGCAGGGGAATAAGGAAGTTAGAGAAGGTACCGCTCAAACCGGCAGTTAACACGAAGAATACCAGGATGGTACCGTGCATGGTAACCAGGGCGTAATAAGCCTGTGGAGTAATGCGGCCGCCTTCTGCCCAGTGACCGAGAATGCTTTCCAGCCAGGGGAAGGTAGCGTCGGGGAAACCGAGCTGTAAACGGAACAGTACAGAGAATAAAGCACCAATGATCGCCCAGATGATACCTGTAATCAGGAACTGTTTCGCAATCATTTTGTGGTCCATACTGAACACATACTTCGAAATGAAGCTCTGCTCATGATGGTGGTCATGATCATGCCCATTATGGTGATCATGTCCCTCTCCGTGATGACTTACCTCATGTTGACCGTGCAAAGTTGCTTCGTGACTCATATTCAGTTCTGTTTGTTATTAGCCATCAACGCGGTAATATTCGTTGCTGGCAATTGTCTTTTTTAAGTTTTTTCTACTGATTTCGTTTTTACACCTTAGTTGGCAGCCACTGTTTTGGTTGCAGCGCTGTCCGCCTTTTCCGCAGGAGCAGCAGGAGCGTCGGAAGTGTGGGCCAGTGAATATTGGCTCACCTGCTTCGCTACCCAGGCGTCATACTCTTCCTGTGTTTCCACCACGATCACACCTCTCATGGAGTAGTGACCTTCACCACACATCTGGTCGCAGGAAATTTCGTATGTGAAATCAGGATTGTTTGTTTTCTTCTTCATTTCCGCTGTAGTAAACTTAGGCGTAAACCACAGTGTAGTAGGAATACCAGGAACGGCGTCCATTTTCAGGCGGAAGTGAGCCAAACCTACGTCGTGTACTACATCTTTAGCACCAATGATCAGTTTAACAGGCTTACCAACAACAATGTGCATTTCGCTGGCCATGAAGTCGTCCTTGTTCAGGTCGTCTGTCCAGTCCTGGCCCACAGGGTTGGTAGCGTTATTGATGTTTTTGTAGAATTTGCTGCCGAGCAGGCCGTCTTTACCCGGGTAGCGGAACAGCCAGTTAAACTGCTGACCGGTAATTTCTACCACTGCTGCGTCTTTAGGCGCCTCAGAAGTTAAACGGAACCAGTGCTTCAAACCGAATGCTACCAGTACAGTCAGCGCGATCGCCGGGATTACTGTCCAGATCACCTCCAGTTTATTGTTATGCGGGAAGTAAAATGCTTTACGACCTTCTTTCTCCTGGTACTTGTAAGCGAACCAGAACAGCAGGATCTGCGTGATAACGAATACGATACCGGTAAGGATCAGGGTTACCTTGATCATACTGTCAATACCTTCACCATGATCAGAGGCAGATTCGCCCAGGATCTTGTCTTTCAGGATGTCATTACACCACCAAACGCCAATCAGCCCCAGTATCAGGAAAGCTATCAGCAGGAAACCGTTGATGCGGTTGTTCTGCTGGCGCGATTTCTTTTCCCCCTTCAAGATGGACACATATTCACTTGCCTTCGCAATCTGAAAGATGACCACGAATATGAGGACAACAACTAAAACTGCTAAAAATCCTGACATTGTTATTTGAAATAATTAAGTTATCTAATGCTTATTCGTTGTTTTTATCTTTTCACAATCCGCAGGACTAAACCTGGTGGATGATGCTCTCTCTCAAATAAGGGTGAGTTTTCGGTGTCAGTGATGCTTTCGTCAGCTGGTGCAGCGTTACAAAAATCACGATGCCTACGAAACCAAGACCAATACCCAATTCGTACCATGGGAATACCAGGTGGTTATCCTGTGTACCCGGAGCTACCATTTGGAAGAAGTCGAGCCAGTGGCCGGAGATAACAACTATCGCCATGATGGTTACCAATGTAGCGTTACGTTTTGCACCACGTTTCATCAGTATCAACAGCGGCAGTACGAAGTTCACGATCAGGTTGGCAAAGAATACCGGCCTGAAAGGTCCCTGCATACGCGGAATAAAGTAAATAGTTTCCTCAGGAATGTTTGCATACCAGATCAGCATGAACTGAGAGAACCACAGGTAAGTCCAGAAAATGCTGAATGCAAACATGAATTTACCCAGGTCATGAATGTGCTCGTCGCTAACATATGACAGGTAACCTTGTTTTTTCAGGTAAATCACGAACAGTGCGATCAGTGACATACCAGATACGAAGGTGCTCGCAAAAGTATACCAGCTGTACATGGTAGAAAACCAGTGTGCATCGATGCTCATCAGCCACAACCATGGAGTAGTAGAACCAACAGTCAGTGCGAATACTACGATAAAGCCTGCACACCAAACGGTATTTCTCCAGATCAGTTTGCGACCGGTTTCAGCGTCCATTACCCAGCTATCCTGTTCGATGGACATCCTGCGCAGTTTAATTGTCAGCGCGATCCACAAACCGATAGTGATAACAGTAGCAGTGATGAAAAATGTAGGGTTCAGGAAGGCAGATTTGAACAACAGGATCGGGTCATGCTGTACGTGTTCAGCATTGGTCCAGTGGTAAATATGCTCTTTCTTACCTAATACTAAGGTGATTAATATAGCAAAGGCAATTACACCCAGCACCGGCACTACCATGGAGATAGCTTCGGGTACGCGACGGAAAGCGATCTGCCAGCCGCCGTGAGCGAGGGTTGTTGCGCTGATGAAGAAGGTGCTGGTCAGTACCACCATCAGGAAAAATGTACTGTTCTGCAGCAAGCCTGCCCAAAAGCGTGTGTCTCCATGCTCACCACCGAGCGTAAACAATCCGATCAATAAAGTCAGCAAGCCAACTCCCATCAGCACAAAGCTGGTCGTTTTTAATCTTGCCGGTACTACAAATTGGTCCTTCATTACCTGTATATTAAAATACTTTTCTAAATTCAGTTTTATCAAAATTACTTAGTTGCCGCCGTATCTGCTGCGGGCGCTGCATTAGCAGCCTGGGTGCTGTCACCTGCAGGTGCTACAGCAGATGGAACGGTACCACCGGTCTGCACACTCTTAATATAAGCCACCACTTTCCAGCGTTGCTCACGATCGAGCTGGCTGGCGTAGCTGCCCATCACGTTATAACCATAAGTAGCTACGTGGAAAATACGGCCTTCGCTGTAACCAGCTACTTTACCGGCGATAAAGCTCGCAGGCGCAGCAGCGTATGGTCCGTCGCCGCCTTTGTAAAGCGGACCGTTACCGTCCAGTTTAGTACCATGGCAAATACCGCAATAGATGTTGTACAGGCGTTTGCCTTCTTCCAGATCAGTTGCAGAGAGCGTGAGCGGGTTCTTAACGAAGTTAGCCTGTGCAGTATCTTCAGCTTTTAAAGTATAAGGCAGTAATTCACCTCTTTTCACGGTACCTTCTACCGGCTTCATGTTCGCTACAGTCTTGTTATAGAACTCATATGCACGGGAGTCAACCATGTCAGGCACATAGTGCTTTCCAGGTTTCCTGTGATCAGTACTGCAAGCCGCCAGGAAAGATCCGCCTGTCAGCGCTGCTGCAATCAATATGTTGGAAGTCCTTTTCATCAGTAATTTTTTGTCTACTCGTTGGTCTGACGTTGCGGCTTTCGCCGCATTATAATTCGTTTATTATGATTCTTTTACTACGCTTTAACGGTAACAGGTTCGCTGTACAAGCGGCTTTCCTGGTCGTAGCGGCCTAACCACCAGCCGGTTTCGGCTGTTTGTTCGTTCACTTCTTTGGCACCTACACTGCTCAAAAACTCCTTCAGTTCCGCAGCACCGTTTTTGCCGGTTACCTCAATCGCCATCACAAACAAATCGTCTGTCTGACGCGGGTGGAAGATGTGTTTTTTCACAAAAGGAGCCAGCTGACACAGGTAGCAGAAAGTAAGCACCATGCCTACTGCCGCAAACAGTACCGTTAACTCGAATGTGATGGGAATGAACGCCGGAAGCGGAAAGTGTGGTTTACCACCGATGTTCATTGGCCAGTCTGTTGTAAATACCCAGCCCATTACAGAAAGAGCCGTAGTAGTACCGGTGATGCCATAAACGAAACCGGCAGTGTGCAGGCTCGTTTCACGAAGACCCATTGCATGGTCCAATCCGTGTACCGGGAAAGGCGTATACACATCGTGCAGCTTGTATCCGGCAGCCCTTACTTTCTTAACAGCCGGGAACAATACCGCCTCGTCATCAAAACTACCTACAACAAATTTTTTTACAGCCATATATTGAGAAATTCAAAGTTCAATTAAAACAATCCTGTTAGTCCGTGATTAGTGGTGATGTGCGTGATCGTGAGCAAATGCTTCAACTTCCTGAGCTTCATATTTACCCATTTTGTCTTTATAGCTCTTACCAGTTGTTTTCAGTACGCTCTTGATCTCTGCTACCGCAATTACCGGGAAGTATTTAGCGAACAGGAAGAAGCAGGTAAAGAACAAACCGAAAGTACCTACATAGAAGCCAACTTCTGGCCAGGACGGACGGTAGTAACCCCAGCTGGACGGCAGATAGTCGCGGTACAGGGAGGTACAGATGATCACGAAACGCTCGAACCACATACCAATGTTCACGATGATAGACATTACGAAGGTCACCATGATGTTTCTTCTCATTTTAGAGAACCAGAACACCTGCGGAGAAATTACGTTACAGCTCATCATGATCCAGTAAGACCAACCCAGCGGACCGGCAGCACGATATTTATAGAAGGTGTCGAACTCGTAAGGAACAGCACCGTACCAGGCCATGAACAGCTCGGTCAGGTAAGCTACACCCACCACAGAACCAGTCAGTACAATTACTTTGTTCATCGCTTCGATGTGACCAATAGTAATGTAATCTTCCAGGCCCAGGATCTTACGGGTGATGATCAGCAGGGTGTTTACCATCGCGAAACCAGAGAAGATCGCGCCCGCTACGAAGTAGGGAGGGAAGATGGTCGTGTGCCAACCAGGAATTACAGAGGTAGCAAAGTCAAAAGATACGATGGTGTGTACAGACAGTACCAGTGGTGTTGACAAACCTGCCAGTACCAGTGATAAAGACTCATGACGCTGCCAGTGTTTAGTGGAACCAGTCCAACCGAAGGAAGCAACACCGTATAATAACTTGCGGAGTTTAGTTTTAGCACGGTCACGAACGGTAGCAAAGTCAGGGATCAGACCAGAATACCAGAACAACAGTGATACCGTGAAATAAGTAGAGATCGCAAATACGTCCCACAACAGCGGCGAGTTAAAGTTTACCCAAACCGGACCGCGGGTGTTAGGATAAGGAAGGATGAAGAAGCCCATCCAAACACGACCCATGTGGAAGATCGGGAACTGACCCGCACACATTACCGCGAAGATGGTCATCGCCTCTGCCGCACGGTTCACACCTGTACGCCAGCCCTGGCGGAACAGCAACAGGATCGCGGAGATCAGCGTACCGGCGTGACCGATACCTACCCACCATACGAAGTTGGTGATGTCATAACCCCAACCGATCGTTTTGTTCAGGTTCCACACACCTGTACCGAAGTAAACCTCCCAAAATACAGAGAAGGCACCGAAGCCTAACAATACGAGAGAAATGAAAAATCCAATGTACCACAGTTTGCCGGGCTTCGCCTCAATAGGACTGATAATATCCTCAGTTACCTGGTGATAATCCTTAACCCCGTCAACTAAAGGTTCTCTCAGTGTGGATTCGTACTTTAAATGCATAGTATTCTGAGCTTTGGTCAGCCAGCCTTGCGGCTGACTGACTATTTAATGCAAAACTTATCTAGATCTCTTTTAATAATTCTTATCGTTTCAACTTATCCTTAGTGGTGAGCCGCTTCTTTCGTTGCAGTCGCGCCGTGGCCATGTTCTGCCGCTTTAGGAGCTGCATCTTTGTTACGGATCTTCGCCAGGTAGTTGATGTTTGGCAGCGTGTGCGTTTCTTCCAGAACGTAGTACAGACGGTCTTTCTGTTCAATGTTACGGAGTTTGTAGATCGCACTTTCTTTATCGTTCACGTTACCGAAGATGATAGAGTCAGAAGCACAAGCCTGTTGACAAGCCGTTTTCGCTTCACCATCTTTGATCGGACGACCTGCTTTCTTAGCAGTCAGTTTCGCATCCTGTAAGCGCTGTACGCAGAAAGAACATTTTTCCATAGTACCGCGGGCACGAACCACTACATCAGGGTTCAACACCATACGGGTAAGGCTGTCGTTCATATCAGCTACATCGTACAGGTTACCGTCGAAGCTATCAGCACCGTTCCAGTCTCTCCAGTTGAAGCGACGAACTTTGTACGGACAGTTGTTCGCGCAATAACGCGTACCGATACAACGGTTATAAGCCATCTGGTTAATACCTTCTGAGCTGTGGTTGGTAGCTGCTACCGGACAAACGTTCTCACATGGAGCGTTATCACAGTGCTGGCAAAGCATCGGCTGGAACACTACTTCCGGATTGTCAACGTCGCCCGCAAAGTAACGGTCGATGCGCAGCCAATGCATTTCGTGCGCCAGGATCACCTGCTCTTTACCTACTACAGATACGTTGTTCTCTGCCTGACAAGCAATGGTACAAGCGCCACAACCAAAGCAGGTGTTGAGGTCGATCGACATACCCCACTTCACACCGTTACCCGGTACCATGTGTACGTCTTTGTACATCGTTGCGTCGTGTGCGAAGTCTTCACCGTAGTGGTGCAGCTTCTCACGATCTTTATTTACTGCTTTAGGGTTCGTGATGAACTCCTGCAGGGTAGTTTCTTTAACGATCGGACGGCCTTCGTAGCTGTTGTGCGTCTGGGTCAGACCAACCGGGTATTTAGCACCCGTTGCTTCTGCAGTTGCTTCAGCAGCAAAGTAATCGAAAGTCTGGCCGTTGAAGCTTACCATTGGATAAGCGTTCTGACCAATTCTGCCGGCAGCTTTACCGATCAGTTTTGCATCGCCACGGCCGTAACCAACTGCGATCGCGATTGTCTCGGGGTGAATACCGGGAACGATCAGCAAAGGCAGCACAATCTCTTTACCGTTAGCTTTTATTTTCAGTACTTTCCTGTCTGCGTTGATCTCATAATCGTCGCCCAGCTCTTCGTGGAAAGATTTGGCGAGCGTGTTGGAGATACATGCGTAGTTGTCCCAGGTAGCACGGGTAATCGGGTCGGGCATTTCCTGTAACCAGGGGTTGTTTGCCTCTTTACCGCTACCGATCGCTACTTTCTGATACAGTGTAAGTTCCAGTTTACCACCTTGCTTGGTGCTGATCTTACCAGCAGCAGCAGCGGCGTCGGCAGCGAATGATGCACCACCCAAAGCAGGGGCTGCAGCTGGTTCGATGATACCGTCCTGGAGTACTTTGTTCCATTGTTCAACACCACCCAGTTTAGCGATCCAGGCATTTTTCAGGTATTCTACCCATGGAGTAGTGTTACCTGCCCAGATCAGCAGGCTGTCCTGCAGGGCGCGTGTTTTAAACAGGGGCGCGATGGTTGGTTGAATGAAGGAGATATAACCCGTTCTGCCTTCCGCATCACCCCAGCTTTCGAGGTAGTGATGGTCGGGAACGATGAATTTACAAAGCTGTGTGGTCTCGTCCAGGCGCTCGTTGAATGACACGGTCAAACCAACTTTAGCGATACCGGATTTGAATTTAGCCTGGTCGAAGTAGTCATAAGCAGGGTTAGCACCGGCAATCAGCAGGGCGCCAATAGCACCAGCGTTCATGTCGTTAACCAGCTGCTGCATGTCTGCATCAATACCCTGGCGGATGTTGGAGGTAGTAGCCCAGTCGATCGTAGTACCATTGGAACCAGCCATGTTATTGATGGCGTTTACAATGATTTGAACGTTTACGTCGTTGGAACCGCTTACGATCAGTGATTTACCGGGGTTAGCCTGGATCGCTTTCGCAGCTTTCATTACACCGGCTTTCACTTTCTCGTCCAGGGCAGGCATTGCTACGCCGCCGCCGAGTGCTGAGTACAGCGCCAGGGCAACCGCGCCAGCCTGTGAAGGACGGTGTGTGAAACGCTCGTCGGCATTGGCACCGGTAAGGCTCATTACGCTCTCGAACTGGAAGTGTTTGCTCATTTCCGGTTTGTCGGCATTGATCTTACGGGTAGTACCGTATGCGCGGGTAATTTCAGCAGTGTTTAACCAGGTACCGAGGAAGTCGGCGCCCAGGCTCACTACTACTTTAGCGTTTTCGAAGTGGTAAACAGGCAGCGTTCTTTTACCGTAAGATGCTTCGTTGGCGAGCAGCATACCGGAATAAGAGATCGCATCGTATGTTACATGGCGGCCACCTGGGTATTTCGCCAGGAACTCGCTGATCACTTGTTTAGTGGAGGGGCTGATGATGGTGGACGTAAGCAGCACAACAGGTTTGCCACCTAAACCAGCCAGCGCGGACATCACTTGTTTGTCCAGCTCAGCGAAAGTCATTTCGTTTACTTTCTCTTTACCATCGAAAGTACCCGGTACACGTACGCGGGCCACATCGTACAGGCTCAGTACAGAACCCTGTACTCTTGCTGTAGTGGTACCACCTGTTACGGTAGACATTTCGTTACCTTCTATTTTGATGGGACGGCCCTCGCGGGTTTTCACCACCACCGGTACGAAATCGCCTTCGGTTACATAAGTGGAAGCATATAAGTTAGGTACGCCAGGCGTAATTTCTTCTGGCTTATTTACATAAGGAATCGCCTTCTTGATCGGAGTTTCACAGCTTGCTGCGATCGTTGCGGCCGCAGTGGTAAAACCGAGGTATTTCAGGAAGTCCCGTCGGGGGGTAGCGGC
This genomic interval from Chitinophaga horti contains the following:
- a CDS encoding DUF3341 domain-containing protein — translated: MAVKKFVVGSFDDEAVLFPAVKKVRAAGYKLHDVYTPFPVHGLDHAMGLRETSLHTAGFVYGITGTTTALSVMGWVFTTDWPMNIGGKPHFPLPAFIPITFELTVLFAAVGMVLTFCYLCQLAPFVKKHIFHPRQTDDLFVMAIEVTGKNGAAELKEFLSSVGAKEVNEQTAETGWWLGRYDQESRLYSEPVTVKA
- the nrfD gene encoding NrfD/PsrC family molybdoenzyme membrane anchor subunit codes for the protein MHLKYESTLREPLVDGVKDYHQVTEDIISPIEAKPGKLWYIGFFISLVLLGFGAFSVFWEVYFGTGVWNLNKTIGWGYDITNFVWWVGIGHAGTLISAILLLFRQGWRTGVNRAAEAMTIFAVMCAGQFPIFHMGRVWMGFFILPYPNTRGPVWVNFNSPLLWDVFAISTYFTVSLLFWYSGLIPDFATVRDRAKTKLRKLLYGVASFGWTGSTKHWQRHESLSLVLAGLSTPLVLSVHTIVSFDFATSVIPGWHTTIFPPYFVAGAIFSGFAMVNTLLIITRKILGLEDYITIGHIEAMNKVIVLTGSVVGVAYLTELFMAWYGAVPYEFDTFYKYRAAGPLGWSYWIMMSCNVISPQVFWFSKMRRNIMVTFVMSIIVNIGMWFERFVIICTSLYRDYLPSSWGYYRPSWPEVGFYVGTFGLFFTCFFLFAKYFPVIAVAEIKSVLKTTGKSYKDKMGKYEAQEVEAFAHDHAHHH
- a CDS encoding TAT-variant-translocated molybdopterin oxidoreductase, yielding MEQKKYWKGLEELHNTPGHQEVVNNEFGEELPFEESESLLNAATPRRDFLKYLGFTTAAATIAASCETPIKKAIPYVNKPEEITPGVPNLYASTYVTEGDFVPVVVKTREGRPIKIEGNEMSTVTGGTTTARVQGSVLSLYDVARVRVPGTFDGKEKVNEMTFAELDKQVMSALAGLGGKPVVLLTSTIISPSTKQVISEFLAKYPGGRHVTYDAISYSGMLLANEASYGKRTLPVYHFENAKVVVSLGADFLGTWLNTAEITRAYGTTRKINADKPEMSKHFQFESVMSLTGANADERFTHRPSQAGAVALALYSALGGGVAMPALDEKVKAGVMKAAKAIQANPGKSLIVSGSNDVNVQIIVNAINNMAGSNGTTIDWATTSNIRQGIDADMQQLVNDMNAGAIGALLIAGANPAYDYFDQAKFKSGIAKVGLTVSFNERLDETTQLCKFIVPDHHYLESWGDAEGRTGYISFIQPTIAPLFKTRALQDSLLIWAGNTTPWVEYLKNAWIAKLGGVEQWNKVLQDGIIEPAAAPALGGASFAADAAAAAGKISTKQGGKLELTLYQKVAIGSGKEANNPWLQEMPDPITRATWDNYACISNTLAKSFHEELGDDYEINADRKVLKIKANGKEIVLPLLIVPGIHPETIAIAVGYGRGDAKLIGKAAGRIGQNAYPMVSFNGQTFDYFAAEATAEATGAKYPVGLTQTHNSYEGRPIVKETTLQEFITNPKAVNKDREKLHHYGEDFAHDATMYKDVHMVPGNGVKWGMSIDLNTCFGCGACTIACQAENNVSVVGKEQVILAHEMHWLRIDRYFAGDVDNPEVVFQPMLCQHCDNAPCENVCPVAATNHSSEGINQMAYNRCIGTRYCANNCPYKVRRFNWRDWNGADSFDGNLYDVADMNDSLTRMVLNPDVVVRARGTMEKCSFCVQRLQDAKLTAKKAGRPIKDGEAKTACQQACASDSIIFGNVNDKESAIYKLRNIEQKDRLYYVLEETHTLPNINYLAKIRNKDAAPKAAEHGHGATATKEAAHH